GGGTCATGAGAGACACTGTGCAGCATTggcttttcctttttcgCCACAGTTTCCTTTGCCAATTGAGCGATCTGGAaacttttttgtcttttcagCCTGCATTGCTCCCATCCGACAATAGACCCCAATATTAAAGAGCTCATCGCCCAATTCATGGCCTTTGTCGGACTCTTAtggtatataaatataacGGACCCCATCAAGAACATGCTAGAAAACCCGAGCATGCCCGCGTCTCTAAAACACGGTATCGAAGTCAGCCTCTGCAGAGTGAAGTCGCTCCATCTAATCGAATCCCAGGCTTCCTTCAAAGTAGCCCGCTCTTGCTTCTTGGCCAACTGGGAATTGGACAAATCATCGGCGAACTTTGGAGGGGTGTCTTCCAAGAGGATCTTTTGACCCCGCGAGTAATTCGTTAGCACGGCATCACTATCCGCCCTATCCTGTTGTTGCTGCGCTTGTTGTTCCGCTTGTCTTGACCACGGCCACCAACGCATCTTTAGTTGACTGTTGAGCTGCTCGTTGTTCTCTGCTGTAGCCTATACAGCAATGTTACGCTGTACTGTGGAGTTTGATATAATGCTTCCCCCCGACGGTGCTATAATAAACTTGCCTGCATGGATTACCCTACCCTTCAAAAGGCCGCTTTCGTCGCTCATTGGTCTGCGCTTGCGGGCGCTTTTTGGTCATTGTTCATATATGAAGAAAGAGCAGGAACggaaattttcatcttgCCTTGCCCATTGTTCTAATTCAATGTTGCGTTGCTAAAAGCATCACTTTTGCATCATACCAAACTCCTCCATTCCGTCAGCTGGTACTCTACTCGGTTGTGTTGCACCCTCCTCTACTGTCATTCAACCGTTCTGGCTTCACACGTCCTCCCTTCTCAGGTcgcatttcttttttttcgtgctcttttctttttcctgtCCTATATATTTCCCATATAAGTTAggttggaagaaaaaacaaacaaagcTGGTCATTAGTCCTCAATAATCATATCACTACTTAGTTTTTCTCTCGGTATGCAACGTTCCATTTTCACGAGGTTCGGTAACTCCTCTGCCACTGTTTCCGCTCTTAATAGACTGTCTACGACAGCCGCACCACATGCGAAAAACGGTTATGCCACCACTACTGGCGCTGGTGCCGCTGGCGCCACTGCGACAGCTTCATCCACAAATGCAGCAGCGGCAGCAGCGGCAGCAGCTAACCACTCCACTCAGGAATCTAGTTTTGATTACGAAGGTCTAATAGATTCTGAACtgcagaaaaaaagactcGACAAATCATACAGGTACTTTAACAATATCAACCGTTTGGCCAAGGAGTTTCCGCTAGCTCATCGTCAGAGGGAGGCTGATAAGGTTACCGTTTGGTGTTCCAACGATTATTTGGCGCTTTCCAAGCACCCTGAAGTATTGGACGCCATGCATAAAACTATCGACAAGTATGGTTGCGGTGCAGGTGGTACAAGAAACATTGCCGGTCATAACATTCCCACTATGAATTTGGAAGCAGAATTGGCTACTTTACACAAGAAGGAAGGTGCCTTGGTTTTCTCATCATGTTACGTAGCCAACGACGCCGTCTTATCCCTTCTGGGCCAAAAGATGAAGGACTTGGTGATTTTTTCCGATGAACTTAACCATGCCTCCATGATTGTGGGTATCAAGCATGCCAACGTCAAAAAGCACATTTTTAGACATAACGACTTAAACGAATTGGAGAAACTACTACAGTCGTACCCCAAGTCTGTTCCTAAACTAATTGCATTCGAATCAGTATACTCTATGGCCGGTTCAGTGGCTGacatagaaaaaatttgcgATTTGGCTGATAAATATGGTGCTTTAACCTTTTTGGATGAAGTGCACGCCGTTGGTCTATACGGTCCTCACGGTGCAGGTGTCGCGGAACATTGCGATTTTGAAAGTCATCGTGCCAGCGGTATTGCTACACCCAAGACCAATGACAAGGGCATGGAAAAAACCGTGATGGATCGTGTAGACATGATCACCGGTACATTGGGTAAGTCATTCGGTAGTGTAGGCGGCTACGTGGCAGCTTCCAGAAAATTGATCGATTGGTTCAGGTCATTTGCGCCCggttttatttttaccaCCACTTTGCCACCTTCTGTCATGGCAGGCGCTATAGCGGCCATTAGATACCAACGTTGCCATTTAGATCTAAGAACTTCCCAACAGAGACACACCATGTATGTGAAAAAGGCCTTCCACGATTTGGGCATTCCCGTTATTCCAAATCCTTCTCATATTGTTCCTGTTTTGATTGGAAATGCTGATTTAGCCAAGCAAGCTTCCGATATTTTAATCAACAAACATCAGATATACGTGCAAGCCATCAACTTCCCCACCGTTGCTCGTGGTACGGAAAGATTGAGAATTACCCCAACGCCAGGCCACACTGATGACTTATCCGATATCCTGATTAATGCAGTTGATGATGTGTTTAACGAATTACAACTACCACGTGTCAGAGACTGGGAGAACCAAGGCGGTCTGTTGGGTGTCGGCGAAGCTGGATTTGTAGAAGAGCCTAATTTGTGGACATCGAGTCAATTATCGTTGACTAATGACGACTTGAACCCTAATGTTAGGGACCCAATTATCAGACAACTAGAGGTTTCTAGTGGTATCAAGCAGTGAAACAATCAATATTTTGCACTGGATAGAGGTACAAATGATTTGTTAAGCAGTAAGAGAAAAACgatgaatatttttattcctTATTTATGTACgatattttatcattatttccttttataacctatttatatatttaacaAGCACGGTGAGCACTTTCAATTGCAAGGTATATGTACAAAGTTTAGTCTAGGTTAGAAAAGCGGAAGGAAATTTAAAAAgatatttatattttttccgGAAAGTATACAGAAGATAAAGAGAGAAACGTATGAGTATATACtagaataataaaatatgtAGTAAAAGTcaaagtg
The Saccharomyces mikatae IFO 1815 strain IFO1815 genome assembly, chromosome: 4 genome window above contains:
- the COX20 gene encoding Cox20p (similar to Saccharomyces cerevisiae COX20 (YDR231C); ancestral locus Anc_8.451), which produces MRWWPWSRQAEQQAQQQQDRADSDAVLTNYSRGQKILLEDTPPKFADDLSNSQLAKKQERATLKEAWDSIRWSDFTLQRLTSIPCFRDAGMLGFSSMFLMGSVIFIYHKSPTKAMNWAMSSLILGSIVGWEQCRLKRQKSFQIAQLAKETVAKKEKPMLHSVSHDPSLSGQWEAAKNEKQNQFQQSNQNLSQTSSEKKWYKFW
- the HEM1 gene encoding 5-aminolevulinate synthase (similar to Saccharomyces cerevisiae HEM1 (YDR232W); ancestral locus Anc_8.453); the encoded protein is MQRSIFTRFGNSSATVSALNRLSTTAAPHAKNGYATTTGAGAAGATATASSTNAAAAAAAAANHSTQESSFDYEGLIDSELQKKRLDKSYRYFNNINRLAKEFPLAHRQREADKVTVWCSNDYLALSKHPEVLDAMHKTIDKYGCGAGGTRNIAGHNIPTMNLEAELATLHKKEGALVFSSCYVANDAVLSLLGQKMKDLVIFSDELNHASMIVGIKHANVKKHIFRHNDLNELEKLLQSYPKSVPKLIAFESVYSMAGSVADIEKICDLADKYGALTFLDEVHAVGLYGPHGAGVAEHCDFESHRASGIATPKTNDKGMEKTVMDRVDMITGTLGKSFGSVGGYVAASRKLIDWFRSFAPGFIFTTTLPPSVMAGAIAAIRYQRCHLDLRTSQQRHTMYVKKAFHDLGIPVIPNPSHIVPVLIGNADLAKQASDILINKHQIYVQAINFPTVARGTERLRITPTPGHTDDLSDILINAVDDVFNELQLPRVRDWENQGGLLGVGEAGFVEEPNLWTSSQLSLTNDDLNPNVRDPIIRQLEVSSGIKQ